In the genome of bacterium, the window CGTCGGTGGGTAGTCGGGTCTCGGCCGCATCGTCGATTCCGGCCAGCTCGAAGGCAGTGGCCTCCACCACCTGATCAACGGTCACTCCGGGGTGGATGGAGGCGATCCTCATGCGGTTGTCGTCGGTTTGGAAGTCGAACACACCGAGGTTGGACACCACTCGGCGCACCTCGTGGTCGCGGTTGCTCGGCGCGCCCAGCTCCCGCATCCGGTCGTACCCCGGCCCCGAAACAACGTCCACCGACGCCACGAACGAGCGGATGGAGTGGTTAGGCACCCAATAGCTGGTGGTGTGGTTGACCAGGTTGCCGGGGGCGCCCCGCAAACCGAGAAGCTGGGCCTTGGGCTGGTGGAAATCGCCGATGGCGGCGATGTTCTGGTTGCCCCACTGGTCGATCTGGCTGGCGCCCATCATCACGTGGCGCTTGCCCGACCACACGATGTCGAACACGGTGCGGTATGGCACCCACGACTCCACCACCTTGGGGGCGTCGGGATCGCCCACCGGGAAGTTGTTGGCCGGCAGCACCGACACGGTGTCGGTGTACACCAGGTCGGGCTCGAAAGTGGCCCGGGCCAGGCGACCGCCCACGATGGGCACGGTGCCGATGGGATTGCACAGGATCTCGCCGTCGCCCCGGAAGGCCTCGGCACAGGCCACCACGCAGACCTCGTCGATGGTTGCTTCAGCGAGCGAACTCATGATCGAGCCTCCAGCGCCTCCAGGTAGTCGGCATGGGAGGGAGCGTCGAGGTAGGTGGAGCGGAACGCATCCCACGCCTCGGGGTCGCGGGCGGTGGCGGCGTACTCCCGCTGGAAGGACTCGTCGCGCCCGTAGTCGGGCGGGCACTCGGTGAAGTGCGCCCCATGGGGGGCCTCCACCACGCCGTCGGTGAAAATGCGCGGGATGCGCAGCGTGTGTACCGGCCCCTCGTCCAGCAGGTTCTCGGTGGGCACGATCTTCTCGGTACTCAAGTAGGTCTTGTCGGCGGCCATGGCGAACAGATCGTCAAAATACAGATCGGGCCCGAGAAACTGGCCGTTGCCGGCGGCATCGGCCCGGTTCATGTGGATCAGCGCCGCGTCCAGCTTGAAAGCGGGGATGGCCACTAGCTCTTCCCCGTCGTCATACGGCGACGTCACCGTGCGCAGCTCGGGGTTCATGGTCAACATGTCGGATCCCAACCCGGCTCGAGTGGGATAGAACGGCACCCGGTGGGAGGCGGCCAGAAGCCCCAGATAGAAGGCCCCCTCATCCAGCTCGGTGAACTCGATAGCCCCGCTCTGGCGAGCCTGGCGGAAATGGGGCTCGAGCGGGATGGAGTCCAGCGACACGAATCCGTACACCGCCCGGCGCAGCTTGCCCGCCGCGCACAGCAGCCCGATATCGGGCCCTCCGTAGGCCACCACGGTCAGATCCTTGAGGTTGGAGCGCAATATGGTCCGCACCAGCGACATGGGCTTGCGCCGGGACCCCCAGCCGCCGATGCCGATGGTCATCCCATCCTTCAACTCTGAGATGACTTCGTCTTCGGTCATCCGCTTGTCGACCATGGCGGCGACGATAGCCCGCTCCTGCAACCCGGCCCACACTGGCAGAACGGCCTCCTTCGGCGTGGTCATGCTCCCGGTGGCCCGTATGGGGCACACTGGCAGCAATGGATGACCTCGATTTCACCGGCAAGACCGCCATCATCAGCGGCGGCACCAAGGGGCTGGGCCGGGGGATAGCCCTCCGCTTCTTGGCCGCAGGCGCCGACGTGGTGATCTGCGCCCGCCGCCCGCCGAAAGAACCGGTGGCCGCAGCTAGCCGGGAGGCGCTGTTCGTAGCCGCTGACGTGCGGGACCCTGAGCAGATCGCCGGGGTGGTCGATGCCGCGGTGGAGCGCACCGGGCGGGTGGACACCCTCATCAACAATGCGGGCGGGGCTCCTCCGGCCGACTCGGCCACGGTGTCGCCTCGGTTCAACGAGAAGATCGTGGCCCTGAACCTGATGGCCCCCATGGCGTTCAGCCAGGCGGTGTATCCGGTGATGCAGAACCAGGACAGCGGCGGGGTGATCCTCAACATCTCGTCGGTGTCGGGCATCCGGCCCAACCCCATGGGCATCGCCTATGGGGCGGCCAAGGCGGGGTTGGTGAACTTGAGCGAGACCCTGGCGGTGGAATGGGGGCCCAAGATCCGGGTGCTGACCGTGACCGTGGGGCTGATCGTGACCGAGGACGCCTACCTCTACTACGGCGACGAGGCCGGAATCGCCGCGGTGGGCGAGACCATTGCCATGGGCCGAATGGGCCAACCCGACGACGTGGCCGACGTGTGCCTGTTCTTGGCCTCGCCCATGGCCCGGTGGATGACCGGGGCCAACATCAAGGTCCACGGCGGCGGCGAGAAGCCCGCCTATTTGGGGGTCTCCACCGGCGAGGTGGCCGGCGAAGAAAGCTGATCGCCTCACGATGGCGGTGAGCATCCCGTTTGCGACCGAGCCCGAGGTGGAATACGGCGCGGTGGTGGAGATGGCCCCCGGCCTGCGCCGAGTGGTGGCCAACAACCCGAGCAAGTTCACCTACCGGGGCACCGGCACCTACATCGTGGGCCGGGGCCGGGTGGCCATCGTCGATCCCGGCCCCGACGACGCCGACCACATCAAGGCCGTTCTGGCCGCGGCGGACGGCGAGCAGGTGGAAGCCCTGCTCATCACCCACACCCATCGGGACCACTCGCCCGCGTCACAGGCGGTGGGCGAGGCCACCGGCGCTCCGGCTTATGGGTTCGGGCCCCATCCAGCGGCGGATGACGACGACGGCAAGAGCGAGGAGCGGGGCGATCTCGAGTTCGCCCCCGATGCCGCGGTGGTCCACGGCGATGTTGTCGAGGGACCGGGGTGGAGCTTCGAGTGCCTCCACACCCCCGGCCACATCTCCAACCACATCGCCTACCGCTGGCGGGAATCAGCCGGAGTGTTCACCGGCGACCACATCATGGGCTGGTCCACCACCATCGTCCCCCCACCCGACGGCGACATGACCGACTACTTGGCCAGCCTGCGGCTGTTGGCCGGCTGTCCCGACGACCAGGTGTATTGGCCCACCCACGGCCCCCCGGTCACCGAGCCCCACACCCTTGTGGAAACCCTCTACGCCCACCGACTGGACCGGGAGCGACAAATCCTGGAGTGCCTGGGAGCTGGGCCGCAGACCATCGCCGAGATGGTGGAGGTGATGTACGCCGACGTGGCCTCAGAGCTGCACGAGCCTGCCGCCCGCTCCGTGCTGGCCCACCTCATCGCCATGGTCGCCGACGGCCGGGTGGGCACCGACGCCCAGCCCACTGCTGAGGCGGTGTACTGCCGGGAGTAGAGAAACGGGGGGTGCCGCTGCCGACTTGTCGACTAGCTCCTGCACTATAGGGACGGTGAAGTCGATGCGGTACGACTTGCGGGGACCGCTTTGCTGCCAGTCCACGTAGATGGACACGTTGGCGTCCTGCACCACCGAGCCAGTTCGCTTGCCGAGCAGCCCCGCCACCACCACGACCGCGGCACCATATGAGTCTCGGGTCCGATTTATAGTGCGGACACTTGATGCGTAATGCGGACACTTAGTGCGTAGTGCGGACACTTAGTGAAGTAAATCGGGCTAAAGTAGGGGTATGGAAGACCACTCCGAGCTTCTCCCCAACCCGTTTACGCCCGACTTCGGACGGAGGCCTGCCCTACTGGTCGGCAGGCAGTCGCTCTTGGAAAGCGTTGGACGATCCCTATCCATCGGGCCAGATGCCCAGGGATTCACAAGATTGATCCTAGGACAGCGCGGCTCGGGAAAGACCACCATCCTCGCTGAGGTCAGAGAGCAGGCCGCCTTCAATGGGCTACTGGTGCTCAGTGTTGACGCAGCCACGCCGGGGCTGCTGGATCGCATCTCGTCGTGCATCGCCGACGCCAGGGAACGCTACGAAGCAGCTGATCCGTCAAATGCCCTCGCCCCCCGTCGGGACCGAAGAATGGCTGGATTCACACTTGGGCCGGTTGGCATCAATTGGCAGGACATGCCGGAGCAGCGTCCCCGATGGAGCCTCGGGTACTACTTGGAGACCTTGAGCTCATGGGCTGCCGACCAGGAATCTGCCGTGCTGCTCACAGTGGATGAGATGCACGCTGGCGACAGGGGGGAACTGCGTCGTCTGGCCTCCGACATCCAAGACATCACCAAGATCAAGGAACTCCCTCTGGGATTTGTGGGTGCTGGTCTTCCTGAGATGGCCCACACCATCTTGGAAGACAAGAAGATGACGTTTTTCCACAGGTGTTTGCGAAACGGAATGCCGTCGATCAGCCACGATGACGCTTGGCGGTGTTTGCGCCTCACGGTGGAAGAGTCCGACGGCGAGATCAACGACGATGCACTCCGGCTGATGGCGTCCGCCGCCGCTGACGGGCTGCCTTACAAGCTCCAGAGCATCGGACATCACGCCTGGGAATTGTCAGGGTCGCCAGAAAGGCCCATCGATGCCAGAGTCGCGGAGATGGCGATTGAGTTGGCAGATCAAGACATGGCTGAGAAGGTCATTTCTCCGATGTGGCACGACCTTGGGGAAACCGATCAGTCCTTCCTGAAGGCATTGTCGGCGTGCGGGGGAACAGGTGCGCCTCGCGACATCTCTCACAGACTCCCAGGCTTGACGGGCCGCAGCCTGGCCCGAGCTGAGCGCCGGCTCACTGCCGCAGGCCATGTGCATCGCACAGACGGAGGCAACGTGCAATTGGCAGGACCACTCACAGCCGAGGCGATCCAAGGCTTCGCCGCCAGCGAGGCTGACTACGATCTCAGCAACATCGATCCTGCTTCGCTCTCCCCAAATGAGAGCACCGGAACCTGTAATGCTTATATGCCTCGGGTAAGGGCAAAATGTGTGCTCGCCCGGGGCCACAAGGGCGGTCACAGGTCTAAAAAATAGGCTCGCCCGCTTCTATGAGCCTCCAATGCTCCAGACTGGTTCTGCTGAGCACGGCTCAACGGATGCTTGCGAATCGGAAGTGGCCACTGTTGAGCGAGGGGACGATGCAGCGGGTGAAGGCTGCTGGTGATCGGACGTCGGGGATGTGTGGCGCTCAGCAGCGGTCACTGCGTCCACGGGACCGACAGTCCGGCGCGGGTGAGCACGGCGGATGCCTCTTGCAGCGCCGCCGTCTGGCTTGGGACCGCGCACCCGTCGAGCTTCGCGGCCTCGTCGCGCGCCCACACAGAGCCCAGCAGTTCGCACGCCTTCACCTTCGCCGCCCGCTTCGCCGACGCCGACTCGTCGACTAGCCGCTGCACGACCGGGACGGTGAGGTCGATGCGGTACGACTTGCGGGGTCCGCTTTGCTGCCAATCCACGTAGATAGACACGTTGATGTCCTGCACCGTCGCGGTGTAGAGCGGGATAGCGAGCAACGCCGGCTTGCTGGAGGGATACCCCCGGAACAGCCCTGACCGGTCGCACACCCATTCGTCGTCTATCCCGGCCCGGGCCAGGTCGCCCGACGAGCATGCCCGCAGCCACCACGAGCCGGCAGGGCTGGCGGGTACGCCGTCGTCGCCGGAGCAGCCCACATCCATGCCTGAGAAGTACTGGTCGATCAGGTCGTGGGTGCATGTGAATATGCCCCTGTGCTGATGGGGGAGGCCTACTGAGCGCTGCTCGCTGGGGGTGAGTCGCAGGATCTGGCCGCCGCCGCCGAAGTTCGGGTAGGAGAGGTTGCCCTCGGGTGCGGTGAGCGTGATCGGCTCGCAGTTCAGATTGGCCACGTCGGTCGGCGGGGCGCCCCCTTCCGTGTTGGTGCAGAGGACTGGGTTGTCGTTGTTCGAAGAGGCGCCGTAGTTGAACGGTCCAGCTAATGTGCCGTCCCCGAATTTCGCGGCGTCGCCCCTCGTAGAGATCGTCAAACGGGTAGGGATAGTGTCGCCTGCGGTGGCGAACGAGCAGAGCAGGAACCAGTCCGCGGCACCGTGGTGGACGTAGGGGAAGCGCCGGCCGTCAGCGGCGGAGAGGTTGCCAGTGCGGCACAACCAGCTGACGTTCTCTAACCCCCCCCCCCCCCAAACGCGTCGCGTGCACTGTCGATGGCGACAGGGGCCACGTTCAGCGAGTCCTGCGCTTGCGCTTTGCCACTGTCGGTCGCGGCCAGCATCGCCAAGAACACCGCAGTCGCCGTCACAAGCGCCACGACCCCCAACTTCGAGAGGCACACCCGGCACACGCACATCATCGGGCATCTACGGCGATCAGAGGGCGGAACCAGTACCATAGGCAACTGTAGCTCGCTTGTGGCAGAACCTCAAGAAACTTTGGATTGAGTTTTACCAGTCACCCGACACCAAACAAATCAACTACGAGACCGTCACCGGAGACGCGTCCAAGTAGCAGGCGGTAAGGGCTGCCGCCACCTCGTCTTGTGCCGCCCCGAAGCCTTCTCCGGTGTCGACCACCATGGCGTCCCTCACAACGTCTCGTAGCCCGTCAACCGAGATCTGGGAGGCGATGCATTGGGCTCGATCTACCGGCTCGCCCTCTGAGACCAAGACCTGGACCACGAAGTTCCGCCAATCGACACAGCCCAAAGCCAGATTCTCGAGATCGAACGCCTCCCGGTCAGAAATGTCGAACCAAGCCCCGAAAACAAACAGTCCCGGCTGCCGATATGCCTCAGCAAACGAGTCGGGGTTGAGGCCCAGTTCGCCCAGCCGCTCGTCGGTGAAAGTGTCAAATGCCCCCTCGGCCAGGCAGTTGATCTCCTGTTGCGTCATGAAGGTGGTGACCAGTTCGTCCGCCAAGACCAGCTCCGAAAACGTGTCAGCCAACTGCTGCCTGTCGGTTGGGGGTGGGCGGCCGTCTTCGACCTGCTCGCCATTGTCGGAGCCAGCGGCGACGGTAGACGGCGGACTGGGGGCTTCTACCGCCTCAGTGGGTTGGACAGCAGGAGCCTGGGTGGCCGGCACTGTCGGCGCGCTGTCCTCGCTATCGCTCGAACAAGCCGCGGCCAAAAGGGCTGCCACGACTATCGGGATGAACCAGCCGCGACGCATAGGAGGGTTCTTGTCTTAGCCGGTTTCTTCAATGGTGACGGAATTAACGTACACAGGAGGCTCGGGACCGCCGCCCAACGGATTGTCGGGCTGGTCGACGTGACTGGCCAATATGGCCTCGGCCACCGCCAGGCTCGCATCGTCCATCTGGCCGAACACCACGTAGGTGCCCTGGCTGTTGAGCAGAGCGGTGTTCTCGTTCACCGCGAAGAAGAACTGGGCGCTGGCGCTGTCGGGCGCCGCAGTACGGGCCATCACGATCTGGCCCGGCTCATAGGTGAACCCGGCGCCTTCGTCGGGAATGGTGTAGCCCGGCCCCGGATCAGACGGTGAGTTGGTGTGGGGCGCCCCGCCCTGGATGATGCCGATGCTGGGATCGGTGCGGAACAGCAGCGTGCCGTCGTAGTAGTGGTACCGCGCCAGCACCGCGAAGTTGTTGGCCGTGATCGGCGTGTTCACCATGTCCAGGTCAATCCTCATCTCCCCCGCCGTGGTGTCGAACACCGCGGTGTGCTGGCTGGACTGGTCCAAGCACATCGGCTGGGGACCGTCGAAATCGAGAACCTGGGGCCCCGATCCGTCAGCGGGCGGACATGGCTGGGAGCCTGTCTCCATTGGTGGCGCGGGATCTGCGGGGGTGAACCCCATCATCTCCTGTTCTTGCTGGGTCAGGCACATGGTCTGTATCCGGAAGAGGTCGGCAATGACCTGCGGCGGCTCCTCGGTGGGCTCTGACTCGGCGAACTCGACGTATGCGTCAACCATTTCGTCTGTGATGTTGTCGACCACGCACTGTGCGCTCGACTCGGAAATCCCGGCTTCTTGGACCAAACTCCGGTAGACGAGCCCCCGGAAGTCGGTTTGGCTTGGGTCGACACCCGATGAGGACTCCGAACCAGACTCTGCTTCTTGGAGGGCATCTGCCCCCTGAGTGGCCTCAGGGGCAGGGGTAGGCTCGGCATCCGATGCGCCTCCTGGAGACTCGGTTTCTGCCTGAGGCACCAGCTCCGCACCCCCGGACGAGCCGTCGTCGTCATCGCCGCCTGAGCAGCCTGCGGCAATCAAGCAGACCAGGGCTAAGGGCAAGACCAGTTTCAAGAAGCGCACGATGGCACCCACTTTCCAATACGACGCTCTAACGCTACGAGCAGTTCCAACAGAATTGGCGGCTTTGCCGATCTGAATCCCTCAGGCCACTGCACCTGACGACCGGAGCGCCTCCACCTCCCCGGCGGAATAGCCCAGCTCGGCCAGAACTGCGTCGGTGTCGGCCCCTGGGGGTTGCGATGACTTCGCCGGCTCTGAAGGGGTGCCTTCGAAGCGAGGGGCGGGCCGGGGCTGGGTCATCCCGTCAAAGCCGAAGAACGAATCGCGGGCTTGGGCGTGGGGGTGGGCCGGGGTTTGCCCCATGGTCAGCACCGGGGAAACACAGGCGTCGGTCCCGTCGAACACTTCAGTCCACTCGTCGAGAGTGCGGGCGGCGATGATCTCCCCCACCCGCTGCTTCATCTCCGGCCACCGGTCCCGGTCCATCTGATCGGGCAGGTCGTCGGCGTCGGCCAGATCGATCCCGGCCATGAACTCGGCGTGGAACTGGGGCTCGATGGCCCCCACCGCCAGCCACTTGCCGTCGGCGGTGCCGTACACCTCGTAGAAGTAGGCCCCGGAGTCCAAGAAGTTGGCCCCATAGTCGTCGGTCCAGAAGCCGCTGGCGTGGGCCGCGTACAGCGGCGACAGCAGATAGGCGGCCCCGTCCACCATGGCGGCGTCCACCACTTGGCCGTCACCGCCACGGGCCACCTCCAGCAGGGCCGCCACCATGCCCAGCACCAGGAACACCGAGCCGCCGCCGAAGTCGCCGATGAGGTTGAGCGGCACCGAGGGGGGCTGGCCCGTCCGGCCGATGTGGGCCAACGGGCCGGCCAAGGAGATGTAGTTGATGTCGTGACCGGCCCGGTCGGCCAATGGGCCGGTTTGCCCCCAACCGGTCATCCGCCCGTAGACCAGCTTGGGGTTGCGGGCCAAACAGGCGTCGGGGCCGACCCCGAGACGCTCGGCCACCCCCGCCCGAAATCCCTCGAACAACCCGTCGGACGCCTCGACCAGTTGGAGCACCGCCTCGACGCCTTCGGGCTGCTTGAGATTGAAGGCCACGGTTCGCTTGCCCCGCTCCATGGGTCCTGACTGCGAGGCCACCGGATTGCCCGACCCGCCCACCCGGTCGACCCGGATCACCTCGGCGCCCATGTCCGACAGCATCATGCCGGCGAACGGGGTCGGCCCGATCCCGGCCAACTCGACGATGCGCATTCCCTTCAGCGGACCCATGGCCCTACGGTATGCCCGCGAGACGGAGCAACCGAAAGGCAGAGAACCAGATGAGCGCCACCGGACCAAAGACCGCCCTGGTCACCGGAGCCAGCAGGGGCATCGGAAAGGCCAGCGCCATCGCCCTGGCCCGAGCCGGATTCGACGTGGCCGTGTCGGCCCGCACTCTGGTGGACGGCGCGGGCCGAGACATGTACAACCCCGACCTGGCCATCCCTGGCGGCCTCGACACCACCGTGGCCGCCATCGAAGCCGAGGGCCAGCAGGGACTCGCCCTTGCCATGGACTTGCTGGACCGGGAAAGCGTGACAGCGTGCATTGATGGAGCGTTGGAGCACTTCGGCCATCTGGATGTGCTGGTGAACAACGCCATCTACCAGGGCAAAGTGAGCATGACCCCGATCATGGAGATGGAGGAGCCTGAGGTTCACAAATTGTTCGAGGGCAACGTGTTCGCCCAGATGGCGATCACCGAGCGGGTGCTGGCCGCGATGGTGGAGCGGGGCTCGGGCACCATCGTGAACATGATCTCGGCCTCGGCCTACACCGACCCGCCCGGCCCCATCGGCAAAGGGGGCTGGGGCATGGCCTACGCCATGAGCAAAGGGGCCTTCACCCGCATGACCCCGCACATCCACGTGGAACACGGCCCCGACGGAATCCGGTGCTTCAGCATCGACCCCGGCTACGTGATCACCGAGGCCGCCCGGGCCCGCAATACCGCCGGATCGTTCCCCTATCCCGGCGGGGAGCCCGCCACCATCGGAGCGGTGGTGGCCTGGCTGGCCACTTCTCCTGATGCCGACGAGCACTTGGGAGGCATCGTGTACGCTCAGAGCGAGTTCAAGAAGCAGGGCCTGTCGGCGTGAGGGCGGTGCGCCACACAGAGGGATGGCAGCCCAAGTCGATGCGCTCTTGGAGGTGAAGGCGCGTGGCCTCCATGAAGGTGGCCGACGAGACGGCTACGCCGCCATCACCCAACACAGACTCCACTTGTGCTTTGAACGACTTGCTGATTCTTGAACTGTCGGCAACCAACCTCAGCAAAATGTTGGTGTCCAGCAAAATGGTCACGCTCCGCCCTCAGGATTGAGGATCCGTTCAGGACGGGCGACAACATCCCAGTCATCCAAGGGGATAGCTGGCTCGGCATCGATGTCAGACAAAATCCGAAGCTGGCCAACGCACGATCCCACCAACTTGGGCTGGTCCTCACGAAACGGGCTGACCCGCACAACCGGTCGGCGGTGCTTCGTGACCACGATCTCCGCGCCAGTCTCCTGCACTTCGTCCATCAGCCGTAAGCAGTTGGTCTTGAACTCCCCAGCCGGCACGAAGCGCCCTGCTGACTGGGTCCCCGCTGGTGTTTCCATTCCCCCATTATTGTCATATTCATATGACTATGGTTGATAGATTTTGTGACTCAGGCCAAGAACGACTCTCGCAGGCGTTCGATGGTCTGGGGCTTGACGCCATAGGACAAGGCGAAGCCCTCGGTACCGTCCCACCGATCTTCAATGATCTCCAACAATTCGGTCATGGCACTCGTCGGGGCAGTGGTGATGTCGTCGGGCAGCCGCTCCCAGACCTGGGCCAAGTCGGGCAGCTCGGACAGGGACCGCTCCCGGATGTAGGGAACGGCAGGAGCGGTGGCCGCATAGTCGGCCACGATGTCTTGTCGGTCTACCCCGACCAGGCCCAGGATCAACGCAGCCAGACATCCGGTGCGGTCCTTGCCGGCCATGCAGAAGAAGGCGGTCGGCCAATTCTTGGGATCGGCCACCACCTCGATGGCGGCGGCAAACCGCTCTCCCCCACTGCTGATCATGCTCTCGTAGATCTGGGCGAAGGATCGGCTCTTCCAGTCGGGGTCGGGACGCTCATAGGAGTGCATGTTCCGGTCGGTGGTGCCCACGTGGTGCTCGACAATGCCGAGGGCCGGATCGAGCACCCCAACCCGCTCTCGTTCGTCGTCTGCCCGCAGATCCACGGCGGTGCGGATATCCAATTGACCGGCGACCACCTCGCCGTCAGCCGGGCTGAGGCGGTGCAGCGAGTCGGCTCGAAATAGCACACCCCACTTGGTAGTACCGCCAATTGAGCTGGCGTAACCCCCTAAGTCGCGGAAGTTCACGCACCCCTCCAGCGGAATGCGCCGCAGATGATTCATTGCTTGTATTCCCGTCTCCCTCCGGCCCGCAATCTAGTTCTAAAACGGATGGAGCCATGGACGGAACGGACTGTGAGGCACGCTTCTCGCCCGCGGGCAGGCTCAGGTCCGCCTTGACCAAGCGGTCAGGGGCATGGCTCGCTGACCGGATGATGGTCGTGGGGGGCTAGTCTGGCTGGGTGAGCGTCTCGGTAGAGCTGTCCAATCTCGGACCCCTTCGAGCGGCCGAACTGGAGCTAGCCGACCTCACGCTGCTGATCGGCGATAACAACACAGGCAAGACCTTTTTCGCCACCGTGCTGCACCGTGTTCTCAACCCCGCGCCATTCTGGCCGGCGTGGCGACACAGACGCGAGGAAGACGTGCCATCGGAAGTCGAAGACTGGATCAC includes:
- a CDS encoding CoA-transferase, which translates into the protein MSSLAEATIDEVCVVACAEAFRGDGEILCNPIGTVPIVGGRLARATFEPDLVYTDTVSVLPANNFPVGDPDAPKVVESWVPYRTVFDIVWSGKRHVMMGASQIDQWGNQNIAAIGDFHQPKAQLLGLRGAPGNLVNHTTSYWVPNHSIRSFVASVDVVSGPGYDRMRELGAPSNRDHEVRRVVSNLGVFDFQTDDNRMRIASIHPGVTVDQVVEATAFELAGIDDAAETRLPTDEELHLIREVLDPTEARKAEFL
- a CDS encoding acyl CoA--acetate/3-ketoacid CoA transferase subunit alpha, whose product is MVDKRMTEDEVISELKDGMTIGIGGWGSRRKPMSLVRTILRSNLKDLTVVAYGGPDIGLLCAAGKLRRAVYGFVSLDSIPLEPHFRQARQSGAIEFTELDEGAFYLGLLAASHRVPFYPTRAGLGSDMLTMNPELRTVTSPYDDGEELVAIPAFKLDAALIHMNRADAAGNGQFLGPDLYFDDLFAMAADKTYLSTEKIVPTENLLDEGPVHTLRIPRIFTDGVVEAPHGAHFTECPPDYGRDESFQREYAATARDPEAWDAFRSTYLDAPSHADYLEALEARS
- a CDS encoding SDR family oxidoreductase, which codes for MDDLDFTGKTAIISGGTKGLGRGIALRFLAAGADVVICARRPPKEPVAAASREALFVAADVRDPEQIAGVVDAAVERTGRVDTLINNAGGAPPADSATVSPRFNEKIVALNLMAPMAFSQAVYPVMQNQDSGGVILNISSVSGIRPNPMGIAYGAAKAGLVNLSETLAVEWGPKIRVLTVTVGLIVTEDAYLYYGDEAGIAAVGETIAMGRMGQPDDVADVCLFLASPMARWMTGANIKVHGGGEKPAYLGVSTGEVAGEES
- a CDS encoding MBL fold metallo-hydrolase, whose protein sequence is MAVSIPFATEPEVEYGAVVEMAPGLRRVVANNPSKFTYRGTGTYIVGRGRVAIVDPGPDDADHIKAVLAAADGEQVEALLITHTHRDHSPASQAVGEATGAPAYGFGPHPAADDDDGKSEERGDLEFAPDAAVVHGDVVEGPGWSFECLHTPGHISNHIAYRWRESAGVFTGDHIMGWSTTIVPPPDGDMTDYLASLRLLAGCPDDQVYWPTHGPPVTEPHTLVETLYAHRLDRERQILECLGAGPQTIAEMVEVMYADVASELHEPAARSVLAHLIAMVADGRVGTDAQPTAEAVYCRE
- a CDS encoding ATP-binding protein yields the protein MILGQRGSGKTTILAEVREQAAFNGLLVLSVDAATPGLLDRISSCIADARERYEAADPSNALAPRRDRRMAGFTLGPVGINWQDMPEQRPRWSLGYYLETLSSWAADQESAVLLTVDEMHAGDRGELRRLASDIQDITKIKELPLGFVGAGLPEMAHTILEDKKMTFFHRCLRNGMPSISHDDAWRCLRLTVEESDGEINDDALRLMASAAADGLPYKLQSIGHHAWELSGSPERPIDARVAEMAIELADQDMAEKVISPMWHDLGETDQSFLKALSACGGTGAPRDISHRLPGLTGRSLARAERRLTAAGHVHRTDGGNVQLAGPLTAEAIQGFAASEADYDLSNIDPASLSPNESTGTCNAYMPRVRAKCVLARGHKGGHRSKK
- a CDS encoding peptidylprolyl isomerase, yielding MGAIVRFLKLVLPLALVCLIAAGCSGGDDDDGSSGGAELVPQAETESPGGASDAEPTPAPEATQGADALQEAESGSESSSGVDPSQTDFRGLVYRSLVQEAGISESSAQCVVDNITDEMVDAYVEFAESEPTEEPPQVIADLFRIQTMCLTQQEQEMMGFTPADPAPPMETGSQPCPPADGSGPQVLDFDGPQPMCLDQSSQHTAVFDTTAGEMRIDLDMVNTPITANNFAVLARYHYYDGTLLFRTDPSIGIIQGGAPHTNSPSDPGPGYTIPDEGAGFTYEPGQIVMARTAAPDSASAQFFFAVNENTALLNSQGTYVVFGQMDDASLAVAEAILASHVDQPDNPLGGGPEPPVYVNSVTIEETG
- a CDS encoding CaiB/BaiF CoA-transferase family protein translates to MGPLKGMRIVELAGIGPTPFAGMMLSDMGAEVIRVDRVGGSGNPVASQSGPMERGKRTVAFNLKQPEGVEAVLQLVEASDGLFEGFRAGVAERLGVGPDACLARNPKLVYGRMTGWGQTGPLADRAGHDINYISLAGPLAHIGRTGQPPSVPLNLIGDFGGGSVFLVLGMVAALLEVARGGDGQVVDAAMVDGAAYLLSPLYAAHASGFWTDDYGANFLDSGAYFYEVYGTADGKWLAVGAIEPQFHAEFMAGIDLADADDLPDQMDRDRWPEMKQRVGEIIAARTLDEWTEVFDGTDACVSPVLTMGQTPAHPHAQARDSFFGFDGMTQPRPAPRFEGTPSEPAKSSQPPGADTDAVLAELGYSAGEVEALRSSGAVA
- a CDS encoding SDR family NAD(P)-dependent oxidoreductase, with the protein product MSATGPKTALVTGASRGIGKASAIALARAGFDVAVSARTLVDGAGRDMYNPDLAIPGGLDTTVAAIEAEGQQGLALAMDLLDRESVTACIDGALEHFGHLDVLVNNAIYQGKVSMTPIMEMEEPEVHKLFEGNVFAQMAITERVLAAMVERGSGTIVNMISASAYTDPPGPIGKGGWGMAYAMSKGAFTRMTPHIHVEHGPDGIRCFSIDPGYVITEAARARNTAGSFPYPGGEPATIGAVVAWLATSPDADEHLGGIVYAQSEFKKQGLSA
- a CDS encoding type II toxin-antitoxin system prevent-host-death family antitoxin, translated to METPAGTQSAGRFVPAGEFKTNCLRLMDEVQETGAEIVVTKHRRPVVRVSPFREDQPKLVGSCVGQLRILSDIDAEPAIPLDDWDVVARPERILNPEGGA
- a CDS encoding tyrosine-protein phosphatase; the protein is MNHLRRIPLEGCVNFRDLGGYASSIGGTTKWGVLFRADSLHRLSPADGEVVAGQLDIRTAVDLRADDERERVGVLDPALGIVEHHVGTTDRNMHSYERPDPDWKSRSFAQIYESMISSGGERFAAAIEVVADPKNWPTAFFCMAGKDRTGCLAALILGLVGVDRQDIVADYAATAPAVPYIRERSLSELPDLAQVWERLPDDITTAPTSAMTELLEIIEDRWDGTEGFALSYGVKPQTIERLRESFLA